A genomic stretch from Sporocytophaga myxococcoides DSM 11118 includes:
- the sucD gene encoding succinate--CoA ligase subunit alpha translates to MSVLVNKQSKVIVQGFTGSEGTFHAGQMIEYGTNVVGGVTPGKGGTKHLEKPVFNTVEDAVKETGANVSIIFVPPAFAADAIMEAADAGIKVIICITEGIPVKDMIKAKEYIKGKNLTLIGPNCPGVMTPGEAKVGIMPAFIHKPGKIGIVSRSGTLTYEAVDQLSKVGLGQSTCIGIGGDPVIGTTTKEAVKLLMDDPHTEGIIMIGEIGGSMESEAAKWIKENGTKPVVGFIAGQTAPAGRRMGHAGAIVGGADDTAAAKMKIMKDCGLFVVESPADIGETMLKALQKSKATA, encoded by the coding sequence ATGAGCGTACTAGTCAATAAACAGTCCAAAGTGATAGTGCAGGGTTTTACAGGCTCTGAAGGAACATTCCATGCCGGTCAGATGATCGAATACGGAACAAACGTTGTTGGAGGAGTAACTCCGGGTAAAGGCGGCACTAAACATCTTGAAAAACCTGTATTCAATACAGTGGAAGATGCAGTTAAAGAAACAGGTGCTAATGTTTCTATAATTTTTGTACCTCCGGCTTTCGCGGCAGATGCTATTATGGAAGCTGCTGATGCAGGTATCAAAGTAATCATATGTATTACAGAAGGAATTCCAGTAAAAGATATGATTAAAGCAAAAGAATATATCAAAGGAAAGAATCTTACGCTTATCGGACCTAACTGTCCTGGAGTAATGACTCCTGGAGAAGCTAAGGTTGGTATAATGCCAGCATTTATTCATAAACCAGGTAAAATAGGTATCGTGTCTCGTTCCGGTACATTAACTTATGAAGCAGTAGATCAACTATCTAAAGTTGGTTTGGGACAATCTACCTGTATCGGTATTGGTGGAGATCCTGTAATTGGAACTACTACTAAAGAAGCCGTTAAACTTTTAATGGACGATCCTCATACAGAAGGTATCATTATGATCGGTGAGATTGGTGGAAGCATGGAGTCAGAAGCTGCTAAATGGATCAAAGAAAATGGTACTAAACCAGTTGTTGGTTTCATTGCTGGTCAGACTGCTCCGGCAGGTAGAAGAATGGGACATGCTGGTGCTATCGTTGGTGGTGCAGATGATACTGCTGCTGCAAAAATGAAAATCATGAAAGATTGCGGACTGTTTGTGGTTGAGTCTCCTGCTGATATTGGAGAGACAATGCTAAAGGCGCTTCAAAAAAGCAAAGCAACTGCTTAA
- a CDS encoding chalcone isomerase family protein, which translates to MTKNQILFFIGILSLLPFKSHAQTKIEGVDVPSSIDTEKGKLQLNGAGVRTKYIFDLYVGALYLKEKNKDPKSIINQDAPQAIRMYVISDKITNKKMEESIKEGFEKATKGNTAPYKSKIDQLLQAFKEEIHNKDLIDIIYLPGSGVKLYKNGKLKTQVEGLDFKKLLFTIWLGDDPADEDLKDNMLGK; encoded by the coding sequence ATGACAAAAAATCAGATACTTTTTTTCATTGGCATTTTAAGTCTTCTGCCCTTTAAAAGCCATGCTCAGACAAAAATCGAAGGAGTGGATGTTCCATCTTCTATTGATACAGAAAAGGGCAAGCTCCAGCTTAATGGAGCCGGAGTGAGAACCAAATACATATTTGACCTTTATGTTGGCGCCCTCTATTTAAAAGAAAAAAATAAAGATCCTAAATCTATAATCAATCAGGATGCTCCTCAAGCCATTAGAATGTATGTTATATCTGATAAGATTACAAATAAAAAAATGGAAGAGTCCATTAAAGAAGGCTTTGAAAAAGCTACTAAGGGCAATACAGCACCATATAAGTCAAAAATTGATCAGTTATTGCAGGCTTTTAAGGAAGAGATCCATAATAAAGACTTGATTGATATTATCTATTTACCTGGCTCCGGTGTAAAACTTTATAAAAACGGGAAGCTAAAAACTCAGGTGGAAGGACTTGATTTTAAAAAATTGCTATTCACAATCTGGCTTGGTGATGATCCGGCAGATGAGGACCTTAAAGACAATATGCTTGGGAAATAA
- a CDS encoding cupin domain-containing protein: MKAEELINQLKLEKHPEGGYFREIYRSESEIPESALSKDYSGKRNTATSIYFLLTDNEFSAFHKIKSDEIWYFHQGNSVEIYMLSPEGLDVKKLGVQIGDQFQLLIPKNTWFGAKVVGKGYTLVSCMVAPGFSFDDFELGKREDLLKLFPEQATIVKELSR; the protein is encoded by the coding sequence ATGAAAGCAGAGGAACTAATTAACCAACTAAAGCTGGAAAAGCATCCCGAAGGAGGTTATTTCAGAGAGATATACAGAAGTGAGTCTGAAATTCCAGAGTCAGCCTTATCTAAAGATTATTCAGGGAAAAGAAATACTGCAACGAGTATCTATTTTTTACTTACAGATAATGAGTTTTCAGCCTTTCATAAAATTAAATCAGATGAAATTTGGTATTTCCATCAAGGAAACTCTGTGGAAATTTATATGTTATCTCCAGAAGGTCTGGACGTTAAAAAGCTAGGTGTACAAATTGGAGACCAATTTCAATTGCTTATACCAAAAAATACCTGGTTTGGAGCCAAAGTAGTTGGAAAAGGATATACTCTTGTTAGCTGTATGGTGGCCCCAGGGTTTTCTTTTGATGATTTTGAACTCGGAAAAAGGGAAGATTTACTGAAATTATTTCCAGAGCAGGCTACTATAGTCAAGGAACTTTCAAGGTAA
- a CDS encoding substrate-binding domain-containing protein, translating into MITFRLGGVPEHFNLPIHLAKQSGKFEEAGIDLVWTDFPGGTGAMCSALKEDQIDCAILLTEGITADIVKGSPLKILKVYVETPLIWGIHVSASSPYINIDQLEGKRYAISRQGSGSHLMSYVDADQRNWKISESQMVVVGNLEGARTYLSEDKADIFLWEKYMTKPLVDAGEFRRIGERLTPWPCFVFAASENFIEKHGSILTTFFKIVNKSVETFMQNPEASNMVSERYSLKKEDAKQWFESTKWNIENGIDVKILDNIQEWLYRLHIISAKKISTQLIFKY; encoded by the coding sequence ATGATAACCTTTAGATTAGGCGGAGTTCCGGAGCATTTTAATTTACCTATTCATTTAGCTAAGCAAAGCGGAAAATTTGAAGAAGCTGGCATTGACCTTGTCTGGACAGATTTTCCTGGAGGTACCGGAGCAATGTGCTCTGCTCTTAAGGAAGATCAGATTGATTGCGCAATATTGCTTACCGAAGGAATCACAGCCGATATCGTAAAAGGAAGTCCTCTTAAAATTCTTAAAGTATATGTGGAGACTCCATTAATTTGGGGGATTCACGTCTCTGCAAGTTCGCCATATATCAACATTGATCAGCTGGAAGGTAAAAGGTATGCAATAAGCAGGCAAGGGTCAGGTTCTCATCTTATGTCCTATGTAGATGCAGACCAAAGAAACTGGAAGATTTCAGAATCTCAGATGGTTGTGGTTGGTAATCTTGAAGGTGCAAGAACTTATTTATCAGAAGATAAAGCAGATATTTTTTTATGGGAAAAATATATGACCAAACCATTAGTTGATGCAGGTGAATTCCGAAGAATAGGAGAAAGGCTCACCCCATGGCCTTGTTTTGTATTTGCTGCATCAGAAAACTTTATCGAAAAGCATGGTTCCATACTAACAACATTTTTTAAAATTGTTAATAAATCAGTAGAAACTTTCATGCAAAACCCTGAAGCGTCGAATATGGTCTCAGAACGATATTCATTGAAGAAAGAAGATGCAAAGCAGTGGTTTGAAAGTACAAAGTGGAATATTGAAAATGGTATTGATGTAAAAATTCTAGATAATATTCAGGAATGGCTATATAGATTGCATATAATTTCTGCTAAAAAAATATCGACTCAATTGATTTTTAAGTATTAA
- the rny gene encoding ribonuclease Y: MVDVLFYIITAIVFLGAGIAIGRFLLMKVFKKHEEEALAKSQLIIKEAEIQGESIKKEKILQAKENYLKIKAEFEEEANKKKNIIIQNENKLKQREGNLSKLLETNSRKEAELESMKENLSAQMEIINKRKDELEKMKASQVTKLEKIANLTAEEAKQNLVEALKDEARSKASSYIKDIVDEAKLTATKEAKKVVIETIQRTATENAIENCVSIFNIESDDIKGKIIGREGRNIRALEAATGVEIIVDDTPEAIIISGFDPVRREVARLSLHRLVQDGRIHPARIEEVVAKTFKNIEEEIIEIGERTVIDLGIHGLHPELIKMVGRMRFRSSYGQNLLQHSREVAKLAATMAAELGLNAKLAKRAGLLHDIGKVSPEEPELPHAILGMELAKKYKESPEVCNAIGAHHDEIEMTSLLSPIIQVCDAVSGSRPGARREVMESYIRRLKELEELALSFDGVTKCYAIQAGRELRIMVDAENVSDEKAGTLSFDISKKIETDMQYPGQIKVTVIREMRAVSYAK, translated from the coding sequence ATGGTAGATGTTCTATTTTATATTATAACTGCAATTGTATTCCTGGGAGCAGGGATTGCAATTGGCAGATTCCTTCTCATGAAGGTCTTCAAAAAACATGAGGAAGAAGCACTGGCTAAATCACAATTAATTATTAAGGAAGCTGAAATTCAAGGAGAAAGCATCAAGAAAGAAAAAATTCTCCAGGCTAAAGAAAACTATCTGAAAATCAAAGCGGAATTTGAAGAGGAAGCTAACAAGAAAAAGAACATCATTATTCAAAATGAGAACAAGCTGAAACAAAGAGAAGGAAATCTTTCAAAATTGCTGGAAACCAATTCTAGAAAAGAAGCAGAATTGGAAAGTATGAAAGAAAACCTTTCTGCTCAGATGGAAATCATCAACAAAAGAAAAGATGAGCTTGAAAAAATGAAAGCTTCTCAAGTTACCAAACTTGAGAAAATTGCCAATCTTACTGCTGAAGAAGCAAAACAAAATTTGGTAGAAGCTCTAAAAGATGAAGCTCGTTCCAAGGCATCTTCTTATATCAAAGACATTGTTGACGAAGCTAAGCTTACCGCTACCAAAGAAGCTAAAAAAGTCGTTATTGAAACGATTCAAAGAACTGCTACAGAAAATGCAATTGAAAATTGTGTTTCCATTTTCAACATTGAAAGTGACGATATTAAAGGTAAAATCATTGGTCGTGAAGGTAGAAATATCAGAGCTCTAGAGGCTGCTACCGGAGTTGAAATCATAGTAGATGACACCCCTGAGGCAATTATTATCAGTGGTTTTGACCCTGTTAGAAGAGAAGTTGCAAGACTTTCGTTGCACAGACTTGTTCAGGATGGAAGAATTCACCCTGCCAGAATTGAAGAGGTTGTTGCCAAAACTTTCAAAAATATAGAGGAAGAAATTATTGAAATCGGGGAGCGTACTGTTATAGATCTTGGAATTCACGGTTTACACCCAGAATTGATTAAAATGGTGGGGAGAATGCGTTTCAGATCTTCATATGGTCAAAATCTTCTTCAACACTCCAGAGAAGTTGCCAAATTAGCTGCAACTATGGCAGCCGAGCTTGGCCTTAATGCCAAACTTGCAAAAAGAGCCGGACTTCTTCATGATATCGGAAAAGTTTCTCCTGAAGAACCAGAATTGCCTCACGCAATCCTCGGAATGGAACTTGCTAAAAAATACAAGGAAAGTCCTGAAGTCTGTAATGCCATTGGTGCACACCACGATGAAATTGAAATGACCTCACTCCTTTCTCCAATAATTCAAGTTTGTGATGCCGTCAGCGGTTCCAGACCTGGAGCAAGAAGAGAAGTTATGGAGTCTTACATCAGAAGACTTAAAGAATTGGAAGAACTGGCGCTTTCATTTGATGGAGTTACTAAATGTTATGCTATTCAGGCTGGTAGAGAGCTGCGAATAATGGTTGATGCTGAAAATGTTTCTGATGAAAAAGCAGGAACATTATCTTTCGATATATCGAAAAAAATCGAAACCGACATGCAGTACCCTGGTCAGATTAAGGTAACCGTAATCAGAGAAATGAGAGCTGTAAGCTACGCGAAATAA
- a CDS encoding cell division protein ZapA gives MGELSIKIRIAEREYPMRVDAAEEERLRIAGRLINERIKMYRDQFGIDDKQDLLAMVAFDCFAEGLRTDAENQKYINELESKITRLDNLISNTGI, from the coding sequence ATGGGAGAACTTTCGATAAAAATCAGAATCGCAGAAAGGGAATACCCAATGCGTGTAGATGCTGCTGAAGAAGAGCGACTTAGAATCGCCGGCAGATTGATTAATGAAAGAATTAAAATGTATAGGGATCAGTTTGGAATAGATGACAAGCAGGATCTTTTGGCAATGGTCGCTTTTGACTGTTTTGCTGAAGGACTGCGGACAGATGCTGAAAACCAAAAGTATATAAATGAATTAGAGTCCAAAATAACCCGTTTGGACAACCTAATTTCAAACACTGGTATCTGA
- the pheT gene encoding phenylalanine--tRNA ligase subunit beta codes for MKISYNWLQQFIQLTEPAEEIGTLLTKSGLEVEGIEKFESIKGGLNGIVIGKVLTCEKHPGADKLKKTIVDIGNGTILPIVCGASNVAEGQKVIVATVGATLYPTEGEPFKISKAKIRGEVSEGMICAEDEIGLGKSHDGIMVLQTELPLGTSAAEYFKVENDYTFEIGLTPNRADAASHLGVARDLRALLKREICKGEEKSLPAQKEKHAINVSVENSEACPRYSGIIIKGISVKESPEWLKNRLKSIGLSPINNIVDCTNFILHDLGQPLHAFDLAKVGNTVKVKTATEGTEFVTLDGNKRKLTSKDLMICNTNEPMCIAGVFGGLDSGVKSDTTAIFLESAYFSPDYVRKTAQHHGIKTDSSFRFERGTDPNMTVEALKKAANLILEVAGGEIASDLIDIYPSPIQNFEIETSFSYIHRLIGKKISPDTIVEILSNLGIKILEVKGDSLKVSVPPFKVDVQREADIVEEVLRIYGYDNIEIDPKIKTDYIADFPKKDKAKLHGKLGNLLAGAGFSEIITNSLTKESYQKLVENSDNPVLILNKLSEDLGVMRQTLLFSGLEVIAYNVNRRQKDLKFYEFGKTYFKTEKGYTEKDRLALFITGNQHHESWIAKDAPSDFFTLKNFIHRIIEKLNIKGTTVNTISSNYFSEGLEYQIKGKTLIQFGKIADKILKATDLKQSVYYADFDAALLLNLLSETTVYQEISKFPEVRRDLSLVIDKGVTFEQIKQLAQSKEKKILQEINVFDVYEGANLGDNKKSYSVSFYLQDDEKTLTDKVIDQTMQKLMDSFEKDLGAIIRK; via the coding sequence ATGAAAATTTCATATAATTGGCTACAGCAGTTTATTCAACTTACCGAACCTGCTGAAGAAATAGGTACTCTGCTTACAAAATCAGGTTTAGAAGTTGAAGGAATTGAAAAGTTTGAAAGCATAAAGGGAGGCCTTAATGGCATCGTAATAGGTAAGGTTTTAACCTGTGAAAAACACCCGGGCGCAGACAAATTAAAGAAAACTATTGTTGATATCGGAAATGGCACAATTCTGCCAATCGTTTGCGGGGCTTCAAATGTTGCAGAAGGACAAAAGGTAATTGTAGCAACTGTCGGTGCGACCTTATACCCTACTGAAGGCGAACCGTTTAAAATCAGCAAAGCAAAGATAAGAGGCGAAGTTTCAGAAGGAATGATTTGCGCAGAAGATGAAATCGGGTTAGGCAAATCTCATGATGGCATTATGGTACTTCAGACTGAACTGCCCCTTGGCACTTCTGCTGCTGAATATTTCAAAGTCGAAAATGATTATACTTTTGAAATAGGCCTAACTCCAAATCGTGCTGATGCAGCTTCTCACCTCGGTGTTGCAAGAGATTTGAGAGCTCTTTTGAAAAGAGAAATTTGCAAAGGAGAAGAAAAGTCTTTACCGGCTCAAAAAGAAAAACATGCTATCAATGTTTCTGTCGAAAACTCAGAAGCTTGCCCAAGATATTCAGGCATCATCATAAAAGGCATATCAGTAAAAGAATCTCCTGAATGGCTTAAGAACAGATTGAAGTCTATCGGCCTCTCTCCGATTAACAATATTGTTGACTGCACCAATTTTATACTGCATGATCTTGGCCAACCACTTCATGCGTTTGATCTTGCCAAAGTTGGAAATACTGTTAAAGTTAAAACTGCAACAGAAGGTACCGAATTTGTTACTTTAGACGGAAATAAAAGAAAACTAACTTCCAAAGATCTTATGATCTGCAATACAAACGAACCAATGTGTATTGCAGGAGTATTTGGAGGATTAGATTCAGGTGTAAAATCTGACACTACAGCCATTTTCCTTGAAAGTGCTTATTTCTCTCCGGATTATGTGAGAAAAACAGCTCAACATCATGGAATAAAAACAGATTCCTCTTTCAGATTTGAAAGAGGAACAGATCCTAATATGACTGTTGAGGCTCTGAAAAAAGCTGCAAACCTCATCCTGGAAGTAGCTGGCGGAGAAATCGCTTCAGATTTGATTGATATTTACCCTAGTCCTATTCAAAACTTTGAGATAGAAACTTCATTTTCCTATATCCATAGATTGATTGGTAAAAAGATTTCACCTGATACAATTGTAGAAATTCTTTCAAATCTTGGAATCAAGATACTTGAAGTTAAAGGAGATAGTCTTAAGGTTTCAGTACCTCCTTTTAAAGTTGATGTTCAGAGAGAAGCTGATATAGTTGAAGAGGTTTTAAGAATTTACGGATACGATAATATTGAAATTGATCCGAAAATCAAGACAGATTACATTGCTGATTTCCCTAAAAAAGATAAAGCAAAACTTCATGGCAAACTTGGTAATTTGCTTGCAGGAGCAGGATTTTCTGAAATAATTACAAATTCTCTTACAAAAGAAAGTTATCAAAAACTGGTTGAAAATAGTGACAATCCTGTATTGATTTTGAATAAACTTAGTGAAGATTTGGGGGTAATGCGCCAAACATTGCTCTTCTCAGGCCTTGAAGTCATTGCTTACAATGTGAATAGAAGGCAAAAAGACCTGAAATTCTACGAGTTTGGAAAAACATATTTTAAAACTGAGAAGGGCTATACTGAAAAAGATCGTCTTGCATTATTTATTACAGGAAACCAACATCATGAATCATGGATAGCAAAAGATGCTCCCTCTGATTTCTTTACACTGAAAAACTTCATTCATAGAATTATTGAAAAACTCAATATTAAAGGAACAACTGTTAACACAATTTCAAGTAATTACTTCTCTGAAGGCCTTGAATATCAAATCAAAGGTAAAACTTTAATTCAGTTCGGGAAAATTGCGGATAAAATATTGAAGGCAACTGATTTAAAACAATCTGTTTACTATGCAGACTTCGATGCTGCACTTCTTTTAAATCTACTATCTGAAACTACTGTATATCAGGAAATTTCCAAATTCCCAGAAGTAAGACGGGATCTCTCATTAGTTATAGACAAAGGAGTTACTTTTGAACAGATTAAACAACTTGCTCAGAGTAAAGAAAAGAAGATTTTACAGGAGATTAACGTCTTTGATGTATATGAAGGTGCAAATTTGGGAGACAACAAAAAATCTTATTCTGTAAGTTTTTATCTTCAGGACGATGAAAAGACACTTACAGATAAAGTTATTGATCAAACCATGCAAAAACTCATGGATTCATTTGAAAAAGACCTTGGAGCAATTATCAGAAAGTAA
- a CDS encoding DUF1684 domain-containing protein: MNIIVLQMKTNFDTIKTKHILWTGMGVALVLVILSFVFSNIKTSYKQNVEDYRRQRNDFFKHSPFSPIEDKEAFTTLNYFIPNTKYKVEAELYPLSDSSEITITRNDGRKDTYKKFATASFTLEKKPLQLTLLISKDSSNNELNAFIPFSDKTNGGETYSGGRYLDLKITDKKHAVIDFNFAYNPFCVYSYKYSCPLPPPENHLDIEIPAGEKIWEKPQEK, encoded by the coding sequence ATGAATATTATAGTTTTGCAGATGAAGACAAACTTTGATACAATAAAAACTAAGCACATCCTTTGGACTGGGATGGGTGTTGCTTTAGTATTAGTTATTCTTTCTTTTGTGTTTAGCAATATTAAAACGAGCTATAAGCAAAATGTAGAGGATTACAGGAGACAGAGGAATGACTTTTTCAAACATTCTCCATTTTCTCCAATTGAGGATAAAGAAGCTTTCACAACGCTAAATTATTTTATACCTAATACTAAGTATAAAGTAGAGGCAGAACTCTACCCCCTTTCCGATTCTTCAGAAATTACAATCACCAGAAATGATGGTAGAAAAGACACTTATAAAAAATTTGCCACAGCTTCCTTTACTTTAGAAAAAAAGCCTTTACAGCTAACTCTTCTAATTTCAAAAGATTCATCAAACAATGAACTAAACGCTTTTATTCCTTTTTCTGATAAAACCAATGGAGGGGAAACTTATAGTGGAGGTAGATACCTTGACTTAAAAATAACTGATAAAAAACACGCTGTAATTGACTTCAACTTTGCATACAATCCATTTTGTGTGTACAGTTATAAATACAGCTGTCCTCTACCGCCGCCGGAAAACCATTTGGACATAGAAATTCCTGCCGGCGAAAAAATATGGGAAAAGCCTCAGGAGAAATAA
- the radC gene encoding RadC family protein — protein MEDVKYLKILSWAEEDRPREKLILKGKESLSDAELMAILLGSGTVSLSAVDVAKLVLNGCSNNLNNLAKLSIKDLQKFKGIGEAKAITIISALELGRRRKEAGQNKREKITCASDAFDLMKPHLLDLQHEEFWIILLNRSNDVIKKVFISSGGVAGTVADPKMIYKHALEHLASAIILVHNHPSGNLKPSEADISLTRKLKQAGSFLEIPVLDHLIFTDHEYYSFADEDKL, from the coding sequence ATGGAAGACGTTAAATATTTAAAAATTTTAAGTTGGGCTGAAGAAGATCGGCCTAGAGAAAAGCTAATTCTGAAAGGAAAAGAATCTCTTTCAGATGCAGAATTAATGGCAATATTATTAGGGTCGGGAACGGTATCTTTAAGTGCTGTGGATGTGGCAAAGCTAGTTCTAAATGGATGTAGCAACAATCTTAATAACCTCGCGAAACTGAGTATCAAAGATTTACAAAAATTCAAAGGAATCGGCGAAGCTAAAGCTATTACAATCATAAGCGCACTTGAACTTGGTAGGAGACGAAAAGAGGCAGGTCAAAATAAGAGGGAAAAAATAACCTGTGCATCGGATGCATTTGATTTAATGAAACCACATCTGCTGGATCTTCAGCATGAGGAGTTTTGGATTATTTTACTCAACAGATCCAATGATGTTATAAAAAAAGTTTTTATAAGCTCAGGTGGCGTTGCTGGAACTGTGGCAGATCCCAAAATGATATATAAACATGCGCTTGAGCATCTTGCAAGTGCTATCATCCTAGTCCACAATCACCCCAGCGGCAACCTGAAACCAAGCGAGGCAGATATTTCGTTAACCCGTAAATTAAAACAGGCAGGGTCTTTTCTGGAAATCCCTGTTCTGGACCACCTGATCTTTACTGATCATGAATATTATAGTTTTGCAGATGAAGACAAACTTTGA
- the rpsT gene encoding 30S ribosomal protein S20: MANHKSALKRIRANEARALRNKYQAKTTRTFIKRLKNTTDKTEAQELLKEVSGMIDKLAKKNIIHKNNAAHKKSALAKHVAALA, from the coding sequence ATGGCTAATCATAAATCCGCTTTAAAAAGAATAAGAGCTAACGAGGCTAGAGCTTTAAGAAACAAATATCAGGCTAAAACCACTCGTACTTTTATCAAAAGATTAAAAAACACTACAGATAAAACTGAAGCTCAGGAACTATTAAAAGAAGTTTCGGGAATGATCGACAAACTTGCAAAGAAAAACATTATTCACAAAAATAATGCTGCGCACAAAAAGTCGGCTCTTGCAAAACACGTTGCAGCTTTAGCTTAA
- a CDS encoding zinc dependent phospholipase C family protein, producing MRFLLSTIGFLTSNYLFAWGFYAHKEINRLAVFALPEELMAFYKPHLTYLQNQAVLPDKRRYIIKEEACRHYIDIDVYESYNKNIPEGWEQAKEVFTEDTLLKHGIVPWQIYKMTFQLKNAFQEKDIEKILKVSSELGHYIADSNVPLHTTSNYNGQKTNQHGIHGLWESRIPELFSEKYDFFVGRALYINDLRSLIWDNVWIAHAAVDSVLSYEKQATIEIPEDQKYSFEERGTATIKVYSRKYSSYYDNLLAGMVERQMRNSILMVASVWYTCWRNAGMPDLKNEHNIPESPAKQEKEEIAEVPSDCNH from the coding sequence ATGAGATTTTTACTATCTACTATCGGGTTTCTGACTTCTAACTATTTGTTCGCCTGGGGCTTTTATGCCCACAAAGAAATTAATCGCCTGGCAGTTTTTGCTCTGCCAGAGGAATTAATGGCTTTTTATAAGCCTCATCTTACTTATCTTCAAAATCAGGCCGTATTGCCGGATAAAAGGAGGTATATAATAAAAGAGGAGGCTTGCAGGCATTATATAGATATAGATGTCTATGAAAGTTATAATAAAAACATTCCGGAAGGGTGGGAGCAGGCAAAAGAAGTTTTTACAGAGGACACTCTTTTAAAGCATGGGATCGTGCCTTGGCAGATTTACAAAATGACATTTCAACTTAAAAATGCTTTTCAGGAAAAGGACATTGAAAAAATACTTAAAGTCTCGTCCGAGCTAGGGCATTATATAGCTGACTCAAATGTGCCACTTCATACAACAAGCAATTATAACGGACAAAAGACCAATCAGCATGGGATTCACGGCCTTTGGGAAAGCCGAATTCCTGAACTGTTTTCTGAAAAGTATGATTTTTTTGTAGGACGGGCTTTGTATATAAATGATTTGAGATCTTTAATTTGGGATAATGTTTGGATAGCTCACGCGGCTGTTGATTCAGTCCTTTCATATGAAAAGCAAGCCACTATTGAAATTCCGGAGGATCAGAAATATTCATTTGAAGAACGCGGGACTGCAACAATTAAGGTTTATTCCAGGAAGTATTCCTCTTATTATGATAATCTCCTCGCAGGAATGGTCGAAAGACAAATGAGAAATTCGATATTAATGGTTGCATCTGTATGGTATACCTGTTGGAGAAATGCGGGGATGCCTGATCTGAAGAATGAACATAATATTCCTGAATCGCCCGCTAAACAAGAAAAGGAGGAGATTGCTGAAGTGCCTTCTGATTGTAATCACTGA